The DNA window AATATCACGCTGTAAGGAAGCAACCATTCGTGCGGACCTTCAGAAGGCTGGAAAAAAAGAATGGCGATTCCTGCCAATAACGCCAGTACTGTAGAGCTCCACGCCAGCCGGGAACGCAGCAAAAGACCGGCAGACATCACCAACAGGAAAATCCCGACGGCGATTTGTGGCAGCCCTGACAAGCCAACATTGACCAAATTCAAGGTTAATGTCGTCAGCGTTTGGGAAAAAAAGTGCAGCCCTAAAGCATGGATCAGTGGTGGTAATACATGCACGGCTCCCAACAATCCTACCCCGAGCGCCAATGGCAGATGGGGAACCCAGCGTGCGAACTTAATTACCCCAAACCTTGAAGAGTTGACACGTCGAATTTTTTTCAAAATCCAAGCCATAGAAATAAAAGTGTTACGTATCGCCTTCCCCAAAATATTAAAGGTTGTTCCATAGGTAGAGGTGTTGACAACGACAATAGCCTGTTACGCGGGATTAAACGTGTAAACGCTATAAAATTATCGCTTAAGTCATCCCTTGTATTTCAAACCATTAGCCACAAAATAAAAAAGCAAGGACCAGTTTGCCATCAATCGATGACTTTAGCGTCGATCTTTTTGGATATAGTAGTCGTGTCATAGCAACTTTCTCGATAGGGGGAGACGATGGTTTGGGGAAAGCGCCGCAAGCAGAATACCAGAATCCATACCGATCAGTTACTTGATACCAATCTAAATACCGGCCTGACCGAAGCCGAAGCCCGCCAGCGGCGCGAGATTTTCGGGCCCAATGAAATCCCAGAAAAAGAACCTTCCTTTTGGTACCGCCTTTTCAAGCGCTTTTGGGGACCGATTCCCTGGATGATTGAAATCGCCGCCCTCCTATCGGCCTTAGTGCATAAGTGGGAAGACTTCGGCATTATCGTCACCCTTTTGTTGGTCAACGCTTATATCGACTTTCGTCAAGAATCCAAAGCCATCAGCGCCCTCAAAGTGCTCAAGCAAAAGCTTTCCAAGACCGCTTTAGTGCTGAGGGAAGGACATTGGCTATCGATTCCAGCCCGTGAACTGGTGCCTGGCGATGTGGTCAAGCTCAAGATCGGCGATATCGTCCCTGCCGATATCCAGCTCAAAGAAGGCGAATATATACTCCTGGATCTATCGGCTTTGACCGGTGAATCCCTTCCCGTGGAAAAGAAGCCTGGCGATTTAGCCTATAGCAACGCCGTGGTAAAAGCCGGAGAGATGGTGGGTATCGTTACCGCTACCGGCCTCAATACCTATTTTGGCAAGACAGTAGCCTTAGTAGCCAAGGCTGAACGAGAGGAACGCAGCCATTTCCAACAAGCGGTGATGACCATCGCCAATTTCCTTATTGTTATCACTATAATCCTAGCCCTAATCATTCTAGCAGCCGCTTACCGTCATCACGACCCGATGATGGAAATGTTGCGCTTTACCCTGGTGCTAGTAGTCGCGTCGATTCCAGTGGCTCTACCAGCAGTATTGTCTGTCACCATGGCGGCTGGGGCGCTTAGGATGGCACGCAGAAATGCGGTAGTCAGCCGGTTGGCGGCAATCGAAGAAATGGCTGGCATGGATATTCTCTGCAGCGATAAAACCGGCACCTTGACCCAGAACCGCATGGAGATCACAGAACCGGTCACCTACCACGTTTATCAACTCGATGACTTATTACACTACGCTGCCTTGGCCAGTAGAGAGGAAAATCAGGATCCACTGGAAGTTCCCATCTTCCGTAAAGTGGAGGAAATGGGCCTTAAAAATCGACTGACGGCCTGGCAACGGCTTGAATTCATCCCTTTTGATCCAATCCGCAAACGCACTGAAGTCTCCGTTATGCGCAATGGCGAGCATCTTAAAGTGGTCAAAGGCGCGCCTCAAGTGATATTTGCTCTATGCGAACGGGTCAATCACCACGAAGAAATACTTGAAACCGCTCAAGATCAAGTGGAAGAGTTTGCCGAGAAGGGTTACCGCACTATTGCCGTGGCTATCAGCCGCGACGGTGGTGAAAGCTATGAATTGGTAGGGCTGCTGCCTTTTTACGATCCCCCGCGGGAGGATTCCGCACCCACCATCGCTGAAGCCCGAAAACTCGGCGTCAGCGTCAAAATGGTTACCGGCGACAACGTTGCAATCGCCCGTCAAATTGCCCGCATGTTAGGCATTGAGGGGGAAGTTTATGATGTCAAGGAATTCCACGCAGGCGCCGAACGCGAATTAATGCTGGTGGCCCAAATCGTCACCGAAACCCTCTTTTCAGAACTCAAGCCCGACGCTACACCACGGGAGATCCACCGTGCTGCCCGCAAGGTGTTGCGTAATCTTGAAGAAGCCCTGGTCAAGACCGAAGCCCAACGCGAACTGGTGCGCAAGCACGAATCGGAAATCATCGCCCTGATCGAAAAGGCGGGCGGGTTCGCCCAAGTATTCCCCGAAGACAAATATTTTATTGTCGAAGAATTGCAAAAGGCCAACCATATCGTGGGCATGACGGGCGATGGGGTCAACGATGCGCCAGCCTTAAAAAAGGCCGATGCCGGCATCGCGGTTTCCGGCGCCACCGACGCCGCCCGCGCGGCCGCCGACGTCGTGCTTTTGGAGCCTGGGTTATCGGTGATTGTCGAGGGCTTCAAGGTCGCTCGCCGTACCTTCGAGCGCATGAAAGCCTATACCATCTATCGGATCAACGAGACTATCCGGTTGATTCTTTTTCTAACCCTGGCGATCACAGTGTTCAACTTTTATCCGGTCACCGCCATTATGATTATCATCTTGGCGCTGCTCAACGACATTCCTATTCTTGCGATTGCCACAGACAACGTCAAACTAGCGGAAAAGCCAGTTCGTTGGAATTTCATCGAGGTATTGGGCATAGCCACGCTGATGGGTATTTTAGGCTTGGTTTCTTCGTTCCTGGTGCTTTTTGTGTTGGTTCACTATTTTCAATATTCGATGGATTTCATCCGCTCGGCCATCTTTCTCAAGCTGGTAATTGCAGGTCATAGCACGATTTTCATTACCCGCAGTTATGACCGCTTCCTATGGACACGCCCTTTTCCCTCCTTGGCTGCTATTGGCCGCCAATCTTTCTACCGGTATCATCGGCGTGCTGATGGCCGTCTATGGCTGGTTCATGACCCCGGTGGGTTGGGATTTCGCTCTATTCTTTATGGCCTACTATTTTGTTTGGATGCTCTTTATCGACGCTATGAAAGTGGGGGCTTATAGGGTTATGCGCCGTCGCGGCTGGGTGGAATAAGTCACTGTCTCGATATTCAATCTACTTGAGCCTTCTCGATGGCCTCTGACAAATCCTCCATGAAACGGGCGGCGTCGGCGCCGGCAAGGACTCGGTGATCGCAGCTGACCGTCAAAGCGCAGCGCCCGGCTTTGTCTGCGGCGGCAACCGCAATAATGGCGCTGGCGCCCAAAGGGACGATGGCGTCAAACCAAAGCACCCGGGGGAAAACCCCTAGATTGGAAAGATAAAAACTGGCGCCTTCATAGTCACCCGGCTGTAAACGGCGGCGTTGGGTTTTATCTTTGAGAATGCGCCAGTCTTCGGCCAATTCTTCCAAAGGGCGGTCCGCCACGTCCCGTAGGACCGGGGAGATCAAACCATCGGGGGTATCCACGGCGATGGCCACATCCACTTGTTTGCGCCAGGCAAGCCCTTTGGGCGTCCAAGCGGCATTGACCAGCGGGTGCTTTTGCACGGTGCTGGCACAAACCCGGGCCATCAATAATGTTAAAGAAAGCTCCCGCTGTTTGGCCAAATCATGAAGGTTTTTCAATTGCACCCGGGTGGTCAGCTGAAACATAGGCGTTGATGTGGTGGCGGCCATGTTCTCGGCAATTTTCTCCCGGAGACCGGAAGGCCGTTTAATTTCATAGTCGGCGCTGTAACGCAAATCGGGCGCGGGCGCCGACAAGGCTGCGGCAAGCACCTGACCTGCACGGATAACGCCATCGGTACCAGGCGCAAGTGTCTGCGGATCGATATTCAATTCCTGGGCCAGCTCCCGCGCCAGTGGCGTCATCCCACCGCTTACTGTTGGACGGCCTGAAAACGCAGCCTGTAACACCGGCGATGATGCTGGGATAGTTTCAGGATGAGAGGGGGGTAGAAGGGTGCCAGGACTGGTCTCTGACTCAACCTTGGGTTGCGCTTCTTCGGCGGCAGGCGCCGGTACTGCCGCTTCTGAAGTTGTGACGGAAGGGGTGGGAGGCGATGAGGGTATTGTCTCGGGCTGGGGGGCTTTGGCAAGGGTTTCTTCGCGGCTATCGGCAATCCATCCGATGACTGTTTTGACTGGAATATCGCTGTTTTCCTGGGCCAAGGGACCGGCTAAAAATCCGTCCTGAAAGGCTTCCAATTCCATTAATGCCTTGTCTGATTCCACTTCGGCGATCACCTCCCCTTTTTTTATGGAATCCCCGGGTTTTTTCAGCCAGCGAACCAGGCGCCCGGTTTCCATCGTGTCAGAGAGTACCGGCATGGTAATTGGGTGCTTCATGGCTTGATCCTCACTTCAGCAGTTGCTTGGCAGCGGCAACAATATCTTCAACTTGGGGAATCGTTTGTGCTTCCAGCCTTCCGTTATAGGGCGTCGGCATGTCGAGCCCGCCCAAGCGCAGAGGGGCGGCTTCCAGTTGGGTAAAACAGCGTTCTGTTAACGTTGCGGCAATTTCAGCGCCAGCGCCGGCGAAGCGGCAATCTTCCTCGACAATCAATACTCGGTGGGTACGGGCGACAGATTCTACGCAGGTATTCCAATCGATAGGCGAAAGACTTCTCAGATCAATCACATCTGCATTGACCCCCTGTTCAGCCAGTTTCTCCGCAGCCTGCTCGGCCAGCACCGCAATCTTCGAGTAAGCGATGATTGTCAAGTCCCGTCCCTGGCGGCGGAGAAGCGCGCGATGAGGTAGCGGCGGAGGCAAAGTTTCGTCCACCGGCCCTTTGCTGAAATAGAGCAGTTCATGCTCAAGGACGATCACCGGCTCATCACTGAGGACCGCCTGTTTGAGCTGCCAGTAGGCATCCTGGGGTGTGGCTGGCACCACAATGCGCAGTCCGGGCACGTTCATCAAGGTGTGCTCCAAGCGCTGGGAATGTTGGGCCGCCAACTGTTTGGCCACCCCACCGGGCATCCTCACCGTCAAGGCCATGGGAAAAGCGCCACCGGACATAAACGGAACCTTGGCGGCCATATTGATAAGGGCGTCAAGCGCCAGCAAAGCGAAGTTAACGGTCATGATTTCCACCACTGGACGCATGCCCATCAGGGCCGCGCCCACCCCCAATCCGGTGAAGCCACCTTCAGAGATCGGGGTATCGCGCACCCGCCATTCGCCATATTTGGCATACAATCCTTCAGTGACCCGATAGCTGCCACCGTAGAGACCCACATCTTCGCCCAGGATAAAGACCGCCTCATCCACTGCCATCAATTCGTCAAGCGCTCGGTTGAGTGCCTGCCAGTAAAGCATCTCTTTCGCCATTGGAGGTCTCCTAGCCCGAATATTACACTAGTATCCCGGATGATGGCGCCGGACAGGTGCAACTGGACGCCGGGCTGGACTGACCAAATCGCCGGGAGCGATTTGGAACAGCTTTGCTGGCCCCGTCAGGGGCGTAGGGCAGGACGCCCGGAGTAAAGGCATAGCCGTAGCTATGGCTTGAAGGAAGCCCAAGTCCAGGGGTGCCTGGACAAGCCAGGGCCGGGATAGGATTCGGGCCGGGAACAAATTGTACTTCGTGAATATTGTTAAATTGAACCATTTTTTTCTCCCGAATCAATGAATGACTTGAAGGCCCGAAGCCGGCTGGTGCAATATTCGGGCTAGCCTCAGCTATATCAAAACTTCGCCGTTACGATTGCAAAAAAGCGAATCCCATGCATCGTCCATGGCAGGTTCCGGGGATTCCAGGGCAAACTGAACCGCCGCTTCCACTTCAGCCTGGACTTTCTGCTCCAGATCCTTGAAGCTCTGGTCGTGAAGATGACCTTGATCAAAGCAATATTCCCGCAGACGCATTAGGCAATCGGGCCCAGCGGCAGCGATTTGTTCCGGCGATGGGTAGGCTAAAGACAGTTCCCGCAGCGCCATTTCCACTGGATCGACTTGCTGAAACGCTTTCACTTCCACCGGCGGGCGATAGTGGCCGGGATCGGCCATGGAGTGGCCCCGAAAACGGTAGGTGACACATTCAATTAGCTGGGGGCCAGTGCCTGCGCGGATCTGCTGGAGGGCATGCTGGGTAGCCTCGTAGACCTTGAGTACGTCCATGCCATCGACTCGCTCGGCCGGAATGCGGTAGGCCGAAGCGCGTTTGTAGACTTCCGGCACTGCCGAATGACGGTGAATCTCGGTGCCAATCTGATACTGATTGTTCTCACAGACAAACAAAACCGGCAGTTTCCACAGGGCTGCCATGTTGAGGGATTCATGGAAGGTACCTTGGTTGACAGCGCCGTCACCGAAGAAGCAAATTACCGCCTCCGGTAGATCCTTGAGAACGATGCCATAACCAATGCCCGTAGCCACGGGATAGGTCTCACCAACGATGGCGTAGCCACCCATGAAACGGCGCTCGGCATCAAATAAATGCATGGACCCTCCCATGCCGCGGCTACAGCCGCTGCGCTTGCCAAACAGTTCCGCCATCACCTCGCCCGCCGGAATGCCGCGCACCAGGGCGTGAACGTGTTCGCGATAAGTGGTGACGATATAATCGCTTGCCTCGCAAGCGTGCAGCACGCCCACCGCTACCGCTTCCTCGCCTGGATAAAGATGCAGAAAACCGGCGATGTTGCCCTGCATGTATTCTTGCGCCGCTCGCTCCTCGAAGACGCGCGCCAGCATCATGTCATGAAGGAACGCCAGGGCCTGGTCACGATCCATGTCACTCTCCACCTTCTTCAGGCAGATATAGATCCAGGGCCTGGACCAGAGGTGTCATATACATAAGCGCAGGCCCCCCGTGCATGATGACCGCCATAAATCCGGCCTCGACAATCTCGTCTCGGGTGGCTCCGGCATGGGCAGCGCTTCTAACGTGTGAACCGATACACCATTCGCATTGACTGGCCACCGCCAGACCAACGTTGATCAGTTCCTTCTCACGCTTGCTCAACGCTGGCCCTGCTTCCGTCTTTTGGAAAAAATAAGAAAAGGCTTGGGTTTCCGTAGGATAACGCTTGCGCAAGTAAGCCAGCGCCTCGTGCATTTCGGCCATCTTTTCCTTCATGGGGTTCTGATCCATGGGTCACCTCGCTGTGGATTGAGGAGAAATCTGTCTTTGGATATTGCCACTGATTTGAAACTTTTTCTAGCTATTTTGGAATTAAAGTTTGTTTTAATTGACTTATATAAATAGATTCTTATATGCTCGAGAAACGCGCTCTTTAATC is part of the Methylothermaceae bacteria B42 genome and encodes:
- a CDS encoding pyruvate dehydrogenase gives rise to the protein MAKEMLYWQALNRALDELMAVDEAVFILGEDVGLYGGSYRVTEGLYAKYGEWRVRDTPISEGGFTGLGVGAALMGMRPVVEIMTVNFALLALDALINMAAKVPFMSGGAFPMALTVRMPGGVAKQLAAQHSQRLEHTLMNVPGLRIVVPATPQDAYWQLKQAVLSDEPVIVLEHELLYFSKGPVDETLPPPLPHRALLRRQGRDLTIIAYSKIAVLAEQAAEKLAEQGVNADVIDLRSLSPIDWNTCVESVARTHRVLIVEEDCRFAGAGAEIAATLTERCFTQLEAAPLRLGGLDMPTPYNGRLEAQTIPQVEDIVAAAKQLLK
- a CDS encoding pyruvate dehydrogenase (acetyl-transferring) E1 component subunit alpha, whose amino-acid sequence is MDRDQALAFLHDMMLARVFEERAAQEYMQGNIAGFLHLYPGEEAVAVGVLHACEASDYIVTTYREHVHALVRGIPAGEVMAELFGKRSGCSRGMGGSMHLFDAERRFMGGYAIVGETYPVATGIGYGIVLKDLPEAVICFFGDGAVNQGTFHESLNMAALWKLPVLFVCENNQYQIGTEIHRHSAVPEVYKRASAYRIPAERVDGMDVLKVYEATQHALQQIRAGTGPQLIECVTYRFRGHSMADPGHYRPPVEVKAFQQVDPVEMALRELSLAYPSPEQIAAAGPDCLMRLREYCFDQGHLHDQSFKDLEQKVQAEVEAAVQFALESPEPAMDDAWDSLFCNRNGEVLI
- a CDS encoding alkylhydroperoxidase — protein: MDQNPMKEKMAEMHEALAYLRKRYPTETQAFSYFFQKTEAGPALSKREKELINVGLAVASQCEWCIGSHVRSAAHAGATRDEIVEAGFMAVIMHGGPALMYMTPLVQALDLYLPEEGGE